In the genome of Nocardioides seonyuensis, one region contains:
- a CDS encoding MerR family transcriptional regulator — MHIGEVAARTELSLRSLRHWEEVGLLRPSGRTDGGFRLYTEADVDKILLIRRMKPLGFSLDQMSAAMRDIETLQQASTPDSEHARERLTGVLGEAAGRREQLVRQLAMADEFIHLLGERLA, encoded by the coding sequence ATGCACATCGGTGAAGTCGCCGCCCGTACCGAACTGTCGCTCCGCAGCCTGCGCCACTGGGAAGAGGTCGGCCTACTCCGCCCTTCCGGTCGCACCGACGGCGGCTTCCGGCTATACACCGAAGCCGACGTCGACAAGATTCTCCTCATCCGCCGCATGAAGCCGCTCGGGTTCTCCCTCGACCAGATGAGCGCAGCCATGCGCGACATCGAAACCCTCCAGCAAGCCAGTACGCCCGACTCTGAGCACGCCCGAGAGCGGCTGACCGGGGTTCTCGGTGAGGCTGCCGGACGACGCGAACAACTGGTCCGTCAACTCGCCATGGCGGATGAGTTCATCCACCTGCTGGGCGAGCGACTCGCTTGA
- a CDS encoding DUF5926 family protein translates to MAKKSRTRNQTTPAADGEVGPRQPCPCGSGKRYKACHGSAGGAPTFVARPFEGMPSECDVIALRELVPAATAPLSLKDGDRTVQLCTLLPGAAPALVRDSGEVWLGLQVHHQYGDPARDLGAVLQAALATEEPGHIGLTVEPGEGPRLQDLISNDSLDITVHDGFGFWLADVAERDATMEAALDQANGAAFPTRRLESVEAAYWTDVSTKEHLRWVMPHAEDELLDALARLHAAGQDSLADGSRFVGMFRAHGLLAPVWDLPLGTGAEVLEEPAARFAADLAEAFEGGELTAAERSARAGLANRQVTIR, encoded by the coding sequence ATGGCCAAGAAGTCACGCACGCGCAACCAGACGACGCCCGCCGCCGACGGAGAGGTCGGCCCCCGCCAGCCCTGCCCGTGCGGCTCGGGCAAGCGCTACAAGGCGTGCCACGGCTCTGCCGGTGGCGCCCCGACCTTCGTGGCCCGCCCCTTCGAGGGCATGCCGAGCGAGTGCGACGTCATCGCGCTGCGCGAGCTGGTGCCGGCCGCGACCGCGCCCCTGAGCCTCAAGGACGGCGATCGCACCGTCCAGCTCTGCACCCTGCTGCCCGGCGCGGCGCCCGCCCTGGTCCGTGACAGCGGCGAGGTCTGGCTCGGCCTCCAGGTCCACCACCAGTACGGCGACCCGGCCCGCGACCTCGGCGCCGTGCTGCAGGCTGCACTGGCCACCGAGGAGCCGGGTCACATCGGGCTGACCGTCGAGCCGGGCGAGGGCCCCAGGCTGCAGGACCTGATCAGCAACGACTCGCTCGACATCACGGTGCACGACGGCTTCGGCTTCTGGCTGGCCGACGTCGCCGAGCGCGACGCCACCATGGAGGCGGCCCTCGACCAGGCCAACGGTGCGGCGTTCCCGACCCGTCGGCTGGAGTCGGTGGAGGCGGCCTACTGGACCGACGTCTCCACCAAGGAGCACCTGCGCTGGGTGATGCCGCACGCCGAGGACGAGCTCCTCGACGCGCTCGCGCGGCTGCACGCTGCCGGCCAGGACTCCCTCGCCGACGGGTCCCGCTTCGTGGGGATGTTCCGCGCCCACGGCCTGCTCGCCCCGGTCTGGGACCTCCCCCTCGGCACCGGCGCCGAGGTGCTGGAGGAGCCGGCTGCGCGCTTCGCCGCCGACCTCGCCGAGGCATTCGAGGGTGGCGAGCTCACCGCAGCCGAGCGGTCGGCCCGCGCCGGGCTGGCGAACCGTCAGGTCACGATTCGGTGA
- a CDS encoding glycerophosphodiester phosphodiesterase — protein MAGTVRLRGSAPRPQVVAHRGSSHDTAEHTLGAYLRALEVGAEGLECDVRLTADGHLVCVHDRDLRRTASTRGAVSTMNLAELDELDFASWKNPWADLDDEAPEVDPETGKVLTLRKLLETVADFDRRVELAIETKHPTRYGGLVERRLVELLDDFGWSGKKSPARVMSFSYNAINRVQRLAPDLRVVMLVEKAHHWPLLRPVVGPDWIIGPGIKELRDHPGLGKHLRKADREIHVWTVNTADDLQLCLDLDVTAVISDHPAHMLELLDSAG, from the coding sequence ATGGCCGGCACCGTGCGCCTGAGAGGCTCGGCACCGAGGCCCCAGGTCGTGGCCCACCGTGGCAGCAGTCACGACACGGCCGAGCACACTCTCGGCGCCTACCTGCGGGCGCTCGAGGTCGGTGCCGAGGGGTTGGAGTGCGACGTGCGGCTGACCGCCGACGGGCACCTCGTCTGCGTCCACGACCGCGACCTGCGCCGTACGGCGTCCACCCGCGGCGCCGTCTCCACGATGAACCTCGCCGAGCTCGACGAGCTCGACTTCGCGTCGTGGAAGAACCCGTGGGCCGACCTCGACGACGAGGCGCCCGAGGTGGATCCGGAGACCGGGAAGGTGCTCACGCTGCGCAAGCTCCTCGAGACGGTCGCCGACTTCGACCGCCGCGTCGAGCTCGCGATCGAGACCAAGCACCCCACCAGGTACGGCGGCCTGGTCGAGCGCCGCCTCGTGGAGCTGCTCGACGACTTCGGCTGGAGCGGCAAGAAGTCGCCCGCGCGGGTCATGAGCTTCTCCTACAACGCCATCAACCGGGTGCAGCGCCTGGCGCCCGACCTGCGCGTCGTCATGCTGGTGGAGAAGGCCCACCACTGGCCGCTGCTGCGGCCGGTCGTCGGCCCCGACTGGATCATCGGGCCGGGCATCAAGGAGCTGCGCGACCACCCCGGGCTCGGCAAGCACCTGCGCAAGGCGGACCGCGAGATCCACGTGTGGACCGTCAACACCGCCGACGACCTGCAGCTGTGCCTGGACCTCGACGTGACCGCGGTGATCAGCGACCATCCGGCGCACATGCTCGAGCTGCTGGACTCCGCTGGTTGA
- a CDS encoding adenylate/guanylate cyclase domain-containing protein — protein MGDLSRTVEDLEAFLLGESPSLTRVEVSERAGVPLDLAEELWHHLGFPHHSDEDIAFAPSDVEALKTSVELVALGILSGDSQAALVRTWGRSYARLADWQVSLLAGIAVEGPDPDARLTELALEALPRVEQLQAYVWRRHLASAASRLLSETDSLVEGEARMAVCFVDIVGYTAQSKALDEHELVTWIENFERETTATVVDHGGRVIKTIGDEVLFTVDDPAAAVDVALELTRRGADDDDLFPQVRAGIAYGPVVRRLGDVYGSTVNVAARLTSVARPGAVVVDHGTHDAMVDETEDKDEEGPRWRRLRRVSVKGFSKLEAWVVRSPGGQ, from the coding sequence TTGGGTGACCTCTCCCGCACGGTCGAGGACCTCGAGGCGTTCCTCCTCGGCGAGTCGCCGAGCCTGACCAGGGTCGAGGTCTCCGAGCGTGCCGGGGTTCCCCTCGACCTCGCCGAGGAGCTGTGGCACCACCTCGGGTTCCCCCACCACAGCGACGAGGACATCGCCTTCGCCCCCAGCGACGTCGAGGCCCTGAAGACCTCCGTCGAGCTCGTCGCGCTGGGCATCCTCAGCGGTGACTCGCAGGCTGCGCTGGTGCGCACGTGGGGTCGCAGCTACGCACGCCTGGCCGACTGGCAGGTCAGCCTGCTGGCCGGCATCGCAGTGGAGGGGCCCGACCCCGACGCACGGCTCACCGAGCTCGCGTTGGAGGCGCTGCCCCGTGTCGAGCAGCTCCAGGCCTACGTCTGGCGACGCCATCTCGCCAGTGCGGCCAGCCGGCTGCTCAGCGAGACCGACTCGCTGGTCGAGGGCGAGGCCCGGATGGCCGTGTGCTTCGTCGACATCGTCGGCTACACCGCACAGAGCAAGGCGCTCGACGAGCACGAGCTGGTCACCTGGATCGAGAACTTCGAGCGTGAGACGACCGCCACGGTGGTCGACCACGGTGGCCGTGTCATCAAGACCATCGGCGACGAGGTGCTGTTCACCGTCGACGACCCGGCGGCCGCCGTGGACGTGGCTCTCGAGCTCACCCGCCGCGGTGCCGACGACGACGACCTCTTCCCCCAGGTGCGCGCCGGCATCGCCTACGGCCCCGTCGTACGACGCCTCGGCGACGTCTACGGCTCGACCGTCAACGTCGCTGCGCGCCTGACCTCGGTCGCCCGTCCCGGGGCGGTCGTGGTCGACCACGGCACCCACGACGCGATGGTCGACGAGACCGAGGACAAGGACGAGGAAGGCCCGCGCTGGCGGCGGCTCCGGCGGGTCTCCGTCAAGGGCTTCTCGAAGCTCGAGGCCTGGGTGGTCAGAAGCCCCGGGGGCCAGTGA
- a CDS encoding PilZ domain-containing protein: MGVPGVDFPEARDVVDVMVPGRGEVLLSRVETGADADIVVTVGETRHQRRLPLPVGERLELVWKGPEDLRSLPVEIVALLPGETPLWQLRPVGPSSRGQRRSAVRAELAVPFSLRFKTDEAAGTTIDVSEGGARGVFATPTDVEDADSIFVQDLEPGDPVTVRLGFDEGEMTCRAEVVRRFQQRPDHRPEVTFKFVGLSEKDADRVRAQVFVQLRTQLARRID, from the coding sequence GTGGGTGTGCCGGGTGTCGACTTCCCCGAGGCGCGGGACGTGGTCGACGTCATGGTTCCCGGGCGCGGCGAGGTGCTGCTGAGCCGTGTGGAGACCGGCGCCGACGCCGACATCGTGGTGACGGTCGGCGAGACGCGTCACCAGCGTCGGCTGCCGCTGCCCGTCGGTGAGCGGCTCGAGCTGGTCTGGAAGGGTCCCGAGGACCTCCGGTCCCTCCCGGTGGAGATCGTCGCCCTGCTGCCAGGCGAGACGCCGCTGTGGCAGCTGCGGCCCGTGGGCCCGTCCAGCCGGGGTCAGCGCCGATCAGCGGTCCGCGCCGAGCTGGCCGTGCCGTTCTCGCTGCGCTTCAAGACCGACGAGGCGGCCGGCACGACGATCGACGTCAGCGAGGGCGGCGCTCGCGGGGTCTTCGCGACCCCCACCGACGTGGAGGACGCGGACAGCATCTTCGTCCAGGACCTCGAGCCGGGCGACCCGGTCACGGTGCGCCTGGGCTTCGACGAGGGCGAGATGACCTGTCGGGCGGAGGTCGTCCGCCGGTTCCAGCAGCGCCCCGACCACCGCCCCGAGGTGACGTTCAAGTTCGTCGGGCTCTCCGAGAAGGACGCCGACCGGGTGCGAGCCCAGGTGTTCGTGCAGCTGCGCACCCAGCTGGCCCGCCGGATCGACTGA
- a CDS encoding SulP family inorganic anion transporter has product MLRTEVLAGLVVALALIPEAISFSIIAGVDPRVGLFASFTMAVSIAFLGGRPAMISAATGAIALVIAPVMRDYGYDYLIATVLLGGLIQVALGLGGFGKLMRFIPRSVMVGFVNALAILIFMAQIPYMVNVPWLVYPMIAVGIAIMVGLPRVTRVVPAPLVAIVALTGFTVLAALTVPNVGDEGELPDSLPSLFIPNVPLNLNTLEIIAPYALAMALVGLLESLLTAKLVDDITDTHSNKTRESWGQGVANVITGFFGGMGGCAMIGQTLINVNVSGARTRISTFLAGVFLLILVVGFGDVVAIIPMAALVAVMIIVAVGTFDWHSIQPATLRRMPKSETIVMVATVGVTVATHNLAIGVVVGVLVAMTLFARRVAHLTETRRELVEDRNGVATAVYHVTGELFFASSNDLYTQFEYADDPQQVVIDLTQSHIWDASTVASLDAITNKYERKGKTVDIVGLNDASAERHERLTGQLSSH; this is encoded by the coding sequence ATGCTGCGCACCGAGGTCCTGGCTGGCCTCGTCGTCGCGTTGGCTCTCATCCCTGAGGCCATCTCGTTCTCCATCATCGCCGGAGTGGACCCCCGGGTCGGGCTGTTCGCGTCGTTCACGATGGCGGTGTCCATCGCGTTCCTCGGCGGACGTCCGGCAATGATTTCTGCTGCGACCGGTGCCATCGCACTCGTCATCGCACCGGTGATGCGCGACTACGGCTACGACTACCTCATTGCGACCGTGCTCCTCGGTGGCCTCATTCAGGTCGCGCTCGGGCTGGGCGGCTTCGGCAAGTTGATGCGATTCATTCCCCGCTCGGTCATGGTCGGGTTCGTCAACGCCCTCGCCATCCTCATCTTTATGGCGCAGATCCCGTACATGGTCAACGTGCCGTGGCTGGTCTACCCGATGATTGCCGTCGGCATCGCCATCATGGTTGGCCTCCCGCGCGTCACGAGGGTCGTCCCCGCCCCGTTGGTTGCCATTGTTGCCCTCACCGGGTTCACCGTTCTCGCGGCACTCACCGTCCCCAACGTCGGCGACGAAGGCGAACTGCCCGACAGCCTCCCGTCCCTGTTCATCCCCAACGTGCCGTTGAACCTGAACACCCTCGAAATCATTGCCCCCTACGCCCTGGCGATGGCGTTGGTGGGTCTGCTGGAGTCGCTCCTGACCGCCAAGTTGGTCGACGACATCACTGACACACACTCGAACAAGACCCGCGAGTCGTGGGGTCAAGGCGTAGCGAACGTCATCACCGGGTTCTTCGGCGGCATGGGCGGCTGCGCCATGATTGGGCAGACCCTCATCAACGTGAACGTCTCGGGTGCCCGCACCCGTATCTCCACGTTCCTCGCCGGTGTCTTCCTGCTCATCCTCGTCGTCGGGTTCGGCGACGTTGTCGCCATCATCCCGATGGCTGCACTGGTCGCGGTCATGATCATCGTCGCCGTTGGCACCTTTGACTGGCACTCCATCCAGCCCGCCACCCTGCGCCGGATGCCGAAGTCAGAGACCATCGTCATGGTCGCCACCGTTGGCGTCACCGTCGCCACCCACAACCTCGCCATCGGCGTCGTGGTGGGCGTCCTCGTCGCGATGACCCTGTTCGCTCGCCGGGTCGCGCACCTCACTGAGACCCGCCGCGAGTTGGTCGAGGACCGCAACGGCGTCGCGACCGCCGTCTACCACGTCACCGGCGAACTGTTCTTCGCCTCCTCCAACGACCTCTACACCCAGTTCGAGTACGCCGACGACCCTCAGCAGGTCGTCATCGACCTCACCCAGTCCCACATCTGGGACGCCTCCACCGTCGCCTCCCTCGACGCCATCACCAACAAGTACGAGCGCAAGGGCAAGACCGTCGACATCGTCGGCCTCAACGACGCCAGCGCAGAACGCCACGAGCGGCTCACTGGGCAGTTGTCGTCTCACTGA
- a CDS encoding DMT family transporter, translating into MPWLVLVLSGVLEAVWATALGRSEGFTRVGPSVTFVVALVLSMGGLAYAMRDLPVGTSYAVWVGIGASLTVAFAMLTGDEPVSVAKVLLVLGIIGCVVGLKVIH; encoded by the coding sequence ATGCCGTGGTTGGTGCTCGTCCTGTCGGGCGTCCTCGAGGCAGTGTGGGCCACGGCGCTGGGTCGCTCCGAGGGGTTCACGCGGGTGGGACCGTCGGTCACCTTCGTGGTGGCGCTGGTGCTGAGCATGGGCGGCCTGGCCTACGCGATGCGCGACCTCCCCGTCGGCACGTCGTACGCCGTGTGGGTCGGTATCGGCGCCTCCCTCACGGTCGCCTTCGCGATGCTGACCGGCGACGAGCCGGTCTCGGTGGCGAAGGTGCTCCTCGTGCTGGGCATCATCGGCTGCGTCGTGGGGCTCAAGGTCATCCACTGA